Proteins encoded together in one Quercus lobata isolate SW786 chromosome 3, ValleyOak3.0 Primary Assembly, whole genome shotgun sequence window:
- the LOC115979194 gene encoding leucine zipper protein 1 isoform X1: MELLKLSKFKLQLQTLITEFRELKERERSATEQLRLLNQKQKQTEEEYGRKLQELQAELASSNEQRQKLERKVSYLQNDNALLENKQKELKGTIQCLLQSKESFVNAYEESTCEMKRSIETRDRKLTVLSEKINSHLLLFDSIEKEAFSIKHVVNDVQCLLNEKEEVVAGLRSKLDKVSTFEKVFVGKIHYLENKLKNDEDELRRKDRIISELEAHLEAERASKNYQTQIEELQKTLSAKDVVIQNLVSEKEALHSEVGSLGIILQKIQETVTNMNQEDKRVFSSILECQERCNIIVTRDDNRTEDVPQSNIEKSPSKASETGSAENTASPLSDEYKEVAEPLRENNNSNSCLSESACSEPQSAANFLSISVNDGKENHTRLAQRLDSECSTTQAEASEDPG; this comes from the exons ATGGAGTTACTTaaattgtctaaattcaagCTCCAGCTTCAAACCCTAATCACCGAATTTCGAGAGCTTAAA GAAAGAGAACGCTCAGCCACAGAGCAACTTCGTCTTCTAAAtcag AAGCAAAAGCAAACAGAGGAAGAATATGGCAGAAAGTTACAGGAATTGCAAGCAGAGTTAGCTTCCTCCAATGAACAGCGGCAAAAGCTGGAGAGAAAG gtGAGTTATCTTCAGAATGACAATGCTTTGCTCGAGAACAAGCAAAAGGAATTGAAGGGAACTATACAATGCTTACTTCAATCGAAGGAAAGTTTCGTGAATGCTTATGAG GAATCCACTTGTGAAATGAAACGTTCAATTGAAACCAGAGATAGAAAGCTCACTGTCCTATCTGAGAAGATAAActcacatttattattatttgattcaATAGAGAAGGAGGCATTTTCTATCAAGCATGTTGTGAATGATGTGCAATGCCTTTTGAATGAAAAAGAGGAAGTAG TGGCTGGCTTAAGGAGCAAACTGGATAAAGTCTCTacatttgaaaaagtttttgttG GGAAGATCCATTACCTGGAAAATAAACTGAAAAATGATGAGGATGAGTTACGAAGAAAGGATAGAATAATTTCAGAGCTAGAAGCACATCTGGAGGCAGAAAGAGCTAGCAAAAATTACCAAACTCAAATAGAAGAG CTTCAGAAAACCCTCTCAGCAAAGGATGTGGTCATACAGAATTTAGTATCTGAAAAAGAG GCATTGCATTCTGAAGTGGGGAGTTTAGGCATTATCTTACAGAAGATTCAGGAAACTGTTACCAATATGAATCAAGAG GATAAAAGAGTTTTCTCATCAATACTTGAATGCCAAGAAAGATGCAATATAATTGTGACAAGGGATGATAATAG GACTGAAGATGTGCCTCAAAGTAATATTGAAAAATCTCCAAGTAAGGCATCTGAGACAGGCTCTGCAGAAAATACAG CTTCACCTCTAAGTGATGAGTACAAAGAAGTTGCTGAACCCTTACGAGAGAACAATAACAGTAACTCCTGTTTGTCAGAG TCAGCCTGCTCAGAGCCTCAATCCGCAGCTAATTTTCTAAGCATCTCTGTAAATGATGGAAAG GAAAACCACACAAGGTTGGCACAACGTTTAGATTCTGAGTGCTCAACAACCCAAGCAGAAGCCTCAGAAGATCCAGGTTAG
- the LOC115979194 gene encoding leucine zipper protein 1 isoform X2: protein MELLKLSKFKLQLQTLITEFRELKERERSATEQLRLLNQKQKQTEEEYGRKLQELQAELASSNEQRQKLERKVSYLQNDNALLENKQKELKGTIQCLLQSKESFVNAYEESTCEMKRSIETRDRKLTVLSEKINSHLLLFDSIEKEAFSIKHVVNDVQCLLNEKEEVVAGLRSKLDKVSTFEKVFVGKIHYLENKLKNDEDELRRKDRIISELEAHLEAERASKNYQTQIEELQKTLSAKDVVIQNLVSEKEALHSEVGSLGIILQKIQETVTNMNQEDKRVFSSILECQERCNIIVTRDDNRTEDVPQSNIEKSPTSPLSDEYKEVAEPLRENNNSNSCLSESACSEPQSAANFLSISVNDGKENHTRLAQRLDSECSTTQAEASEDPG from the exons ATGGAGTTACTTaaattgtctaaattcaagCTCCAGCTTCAAACCCTAATCACCGAATTTCGAGAGCTTAAA GAAAGAGAACGCTCAGCCACAGAGCAACTTCGTCTTCTAAAtcag AAGCAAAAGCAAACAGAGGAAGAATATGGCAGAAAGTTACAGGAATTGCAAGCAGAGTTAGCTTCCTCCAATGAACAGCGGCAAAAGCTGGAGAGAAAG gtGAGTTATCTTCAGAATGACAATGCTTTGCTCGAGAACAAGCAAAAGGAATTGAAGGGAACTATACAATGCTTACTTCAATCGAAGGAAAGTTTCGTGAATGCTTATGAG GAATCCACTTGTGAAATGAAACGTTCAATTGAAACCAGAGATAGAAAGCTCACTGTCCTATCTGAGAAGATAAActcacatttattattatttgattcaATAGAGAAGGAGGCATTTTCTATCAAGCATGTTGTGAATGATGTGCAATGCCTTTTGAATGAAAAAGAGGAAGTAG TGGCTGGCTTAAGGAGCAAACTGGATAAAGTCTCTacatttgaaaaagtttttgttG GGAAGATCCATTACCTGGAAAATAAACTGAAAAATGATGAGGATGAGTTACGAAGAAAGGATAGAATAATTTCAGAGCTAGAAGCACATCTGGAGGCAGAAAGAGCTAGCAAAAATTACCAAACTCAAATAGAAGAG CTTCAGAAAACCCTCTCAGCAAAGGATGTGGTCATACAGAATTTAGTATCTGAAAAAGAG GCATTGCATTCTGAAGTGGGGAGTTTAGGCATTATCTTACAGAAGATTCAGGAAACTGTTACCAATATGAATCAAGAG GATAAAAGAGTTTTCTCATCAATACTTGAATGCCAAGAAAGATGCAATATAATTGTGACAAGGGATGATAATAG GACTGAAGATGTGCCTCAAAGTAATATTGAAAAATCTCCAA CTTCACCTCTAAGTGATGAGTACAAAGAAGTTGCTGAACCCTTACGAGAGAACAATAACAGTAACTCCTGTTTGTCAGAG TCAGCCTGCTCAGAGCCTCAATCCGCAGCTAATTTTCTAAGCATCTCTGTAAATGATGGAAAG GAAAACCACACAAGGTTGGCACAACGTTTAGATTCTGAGTGCTCAACAACCCAAGCAGAAGCCTCAGAAGATCCAGGTTAG
- the LOC115979194 gene encoding leucine zipper protein 1 isoform X3 — translation MELLKLSKFKLQLQTLITEFRELKERERSATEQLRLLNQKQKQTEEEYGRKLQELQAELASSNEQRQKLERKVSYLQNDNALLENKQKELKGTIQCLLQSKESFVNAYEESTCEMKRSIETRDRKLTVLSEKINSHLLLFDSIEKEAFSIKHVVNDVQCLLNEKEEVVAGLRSKLDKVSTFEKVFVGKIHYLENKLKNDEDELRRKDRIISELEAHLEAERASKNYQTQIEELQKTLSAKDVVIQNLVSEKEALHSEVGSLGIILQKIQETVTNMNQEDKRVFSSILECQERCNIIVTRDDNR, via the exons ATGGAGTTACTTaaattgtctaaattcaagCTCCAGCTTCAAACCCTAATCACCGAATTTCGAGAGCTTAAA GAAAGAGAACGCTCAGCCACAGAGCAACTTCGTCTTCTAAAtcag AAGCAAAAGCAAACAGAGGAAGAATATGGCAGAAAGTTACAGGAATTGCAAGCAGAGTTAGCTTCCTCCAATGAACAGCGGCAAAAGCTGGAGAGAAAG gtGAGTTATCTTCAGAATGACAATGCTTTGCTCGAGAACAAGCAAAAGGAATTGAAGGGAACTATACAATGCTTACTTCAATCGAAGGAAAGTTTCGTGAATGCTTATGAG GAATCCACTTGTGAAATGAAACGTTCAATTGAAACCAGAGATAGAAAGCTCACTGTCCTATCTGAGAAGATAAActcacatttattattatttgattcaATAGAGAAGGAGGCATTTTCTATCAAGCATGTTGTGAATGATGTGCAATGCCTTTTGAATGAAAAAGAGGAAGTAG TGGCTGGCTTAAGGAGCAAACTGGATAAAGTCTCTacatttgaaaaagtttttgttG GGAAGATCCATTACCTGGAAAATAAACTGAAAAATGATGAGGATGAGTTACGAAGAAAGGATAGAATAATTTCAGAGCTAGAAGCACATCTGGAGGCAGAAAGAGCTAGCAAAAATTACCAAACTCAAATAGAAGAG CTTCAGAAAACCCTCTCAGCAAAGGATGTGGTCATACAGAATTTAGTATCTGAAAAAGAG GCATTGCATTCTGAAGTGGGGAGTTTAGGCATTATCTTACAGAAGATTCAGGAAACTGTTACCAATATGAATCAAGAG GATAAAAGAGTTTTCTCATCAATACTTGAATGCCAAGAAAGATGCAATATAATTGTGACAAGGGATGATAATAGGTAa